In Etheostoma spectabile isolate EspeVRDwgs_2016 chromosome 20, UIUC_Espe_1.0, whole genome shotgun sequence, the following are encoded in one genomic region:
- the ngb gene encoding neuroglobin translates to MEKLSGKEKELIRGSWESLGKNKVPHGVIMFSRLFELDPALLTLFHYTTNCGSSQDCLSSPEFLEHVTKVMLVIDAAVSHLDDLHTLEDFLFNLGRKHQAVGVNTQSFAMVGESLLYMLQCSLGQAYTAPLRQAWLNMYSIVVAAMSRGWAENGEDKAD, encoded by the exons ATGGAGAAGCTGTCAGGGAAAGAGAAGGAACTGATACGAGGCAGCTGGGAGAGCCTGGGCAAAAACAAAGTTCCTCATGGTGTCATCATGTTTTCCAG GCTGTTTGAGCTGGACCCAGCACTCCTCACTCTTTTCCACTACACTACAAACTGTGGCTCCTCACAAGACTGCCTCTCCAGCCCTGAGTTCCTAGAACATGTCACCAAG GTGATGCTTGTGATTGATGCAGCAGTCAGCCACCTGGATGACCTTCACACCTTGGAGGACTTTCTGTTCAACCTTGGGAGGAAGCATCAGGCAGTGGGAGTCAACACACAGTCATTTGCT ATGGTTGGTGAGTCCCTTCTCTACATGCTACAGTGTAGTCTTGGCCAGGCCTACACGGCGCCGCTGCGTCAAGCCTGGCTCAACATGTACAGCATCGTGGTAGCAGCCATGAGCCGAGGATGGGCCGAGAACGGGGAGGACAAGGCCGACTGA